The Streptomyces sp. NBC_00224 genome contains the following window.
CGCACGCGGGTGCCCGGGTAGAGGCTGCGGGCGTAGTGCCCGATGGCGTGCAGCAGATGCGTTTTGCCAAGGCCCGACTCCCCGTAGATGAAGAGCGGGTTGTACGCCTTGGCCGGCGCCTCGGCGACGGCGACGGCCGCCGCGTGCGCGAACCGGTTCGAGGAACCGATGACGAACGTGTCGAAGAGGTACTTGGGGTTGAGGCGTGCCTGCGGCTCGCCGGGGCCGCCGGGCTGGGCCGCCGAGGACGACGAGGGGCCGCCCATCGGACGCGGGGCGCCGCCGCCCTGCGGGCCGCCGTGGTGCTGCTGGGACTGCGGCTCGGAGAGGTCGTGGCGGTCGTGGCGCTCCGGTCGCTGCTGCTGCTCGTACGGCTGCCCCTGCTGCTCGTACTGCGGGCGCTCGGGCATCTGCGGCTGCCGGTAGTCGTGCTGCGGCTGCTGCGGGCGGGCGGTCGCGTACGGGTCGCGCTCCTGGAAGCCGCCGAGGCGGGGCTGCTGCCAGGACAGGTCCTCCTGGGCGCGCGGCCAGGCGCCGGGCTCGGGGCGCTGCTGCTGGTAGTCCGGGTAGGCGGGGCGCACGGTCGGCAGGCCGTCGTCGGCCGGGCGGCCGTAGGCGTCCTCCTGGTAGCGCGGGGGCTGCTGCTGGGGCGGCGCGGACTGCGGGCCGCCGCCCGGGGGCTCGCCCACGGAGTCGTCGACGGTGATCGCGATCCGGATCGGGCGGCCGCACTCACGGCTGAGCGTGTCGCTGATCAGCGGGGCCAGGCGGCCCTCCAGGACGCGCTTGCCCCACTCGTTGGGGACGGCGAGCAGCGCCGTGTCGGCGACCAGGGCGAGCGGCTGGCAGCGCTCGATCCACTGCTTGTCCTTGGGCTCGATGCCCTGCTGGCCCTCCCCGAGGAGCTGCTCCAGCACTCGTGGCCACACTGCGGCAAGATCGGCAGGTACGTCAGCCACAAGGCACGCTCTCTCGCAGGTCCCACGAATGTGTGGTTCTCGGGACGGGATGGAAGGACAGGCACGGACAGAAAGGAAAGGTCGGGGTCGAGCCACGGTAGTCGCGGCGGCTGACGTGGTTCAAGTTGTTGTCCACAGGCTGTGCACAGTGGGCCCCGCGAAGACGCGGGTTTGACCAGATGGCGTAGCCGCGCGTACCGTAACCAGGTCGAGTTGTCGATGGCTGCTGCCGCCTGCCTCCGATGGGCAAAGATCACGGTCTGTGATCGTGAAGCGGTGCACTCGGGCGTATTGCGAGCTTCGCGAATTGCGAGCTTCTCGTGGGCGCACGGTGACAGCCAGGCGATGTCCCGCCACCACCGAATCATTTCTGGAGCCCCCGAGTGAGCAAGCGCACCTTCCAGCCGAACAACCGTCGTCGCGCCAAGACCCACGGCTTCCGCCTGCGGATGCGGACCCGTGCCGGTCGCGCCATCCTCGCGAACCGTCGTGGCAAGGGCCGCGCCAGCCTGTCCGCCTAATCGCATACAGGTCATGACGTGCTGCCTACCGAGAATCGGCTGAGGCGGCGCGAAGAATTCGCGACCGCGGTACGCCGAGGACGCCGGGCCGGTCGCCCGCTCCTTGTCGTCCATCTACGCAGCGGTGCAACGGACCCGCACGCGCCTGGGGAGAGCGCTCCCCCGACGCGTGCGGGTTTCGTCGTCAGCAAGGCCGTGGGTGTGGCGGTCGTCCGCAACCTGGTGAAGCGAAGGCTTCGCCATCTGATGCGCGATCGGCTGTCCCAGCTGCCCCCCGGTAGCCTGGTGGTCGTACGAGCATTGCCCGGCGCGGGCGATGCCGATCATGCACATCTGGCCCGAGACCTGGACGCCGCCCTTCAGCGGCTGCTGGGAGGGGGTGCGCGATGAAGTACCCGCTGCTGGCCCTGATCAAGCTGTACCAGTGGACGATCAGCCCGCTGCTCGGGCCCGTCTGCAGGTACTACCCGTCGTGTTCCCACTACGGATTCACGGCCATTGACCGGCATGGCGCGGTGAAGGGCACGGCACTGACCGCCTGGCGCATTCTGCGGTGCAATCCGTGGTCACCGGGCGGCGTGGACTACGTCCCCGAACGCAAGCGCCCTCGTTGGCACGAGGCGCTGCGCAACGCCTGGCGCGGCACCAAGGGCGGGCACTTTGCCGCAGAGACCGAGCCCAGCCCGGCCGCAGAGACCTCGCCCAATGCTCAAGGAGCCTGATTAGTGGACACGATTGCCAGTCTGTTCAGCTTTATCACCTGGCCTGTTTCCTGGGTCATTGTCCAGTTCCACAGGTTGTACGGCGCGATCTTCGGGCCGGACACGGGCTGGGCCTGGGGCCTGTCGATCGTGTCCCTCGTGGTGCTGATCCGTATCTGCCTGATCCCGCTCTTCGTGAAGCAGATCAAGTCGACCCGGAACATGCAGGCGCTCCAGCCGAAGATGAAGGCGATCCAGGAGCGCTACAAGAGCGACAAGCAGCGACAGTCCGAAGAGATGATGAAGCTGTACAAGGAGACGGGCACCAACCCGCTCTCCTCGTGTCTTCCCATCCTGGCGCAGTCGCCGTTCTTCTTCGCGCTCTACCACGTGCTGTCGGGCATCGCGAGCGGCAAGACCATCGGCGTCATCAACCAGCCGCTGCTTGAGAGCGCCCAGAAGGCGCACATCATGGGCGCCCCGCTGGCGGCCAAGTTCACGGACAGTGCCTCCAAGGTCGAGAGCCTGGGCGCCACGCTGACCGACGTCCGCGTCGTGACCGCGATCATGATCGTGATGATGTCCGCCTCGCAGTTCTTCACCCAGCGCCAGCTGATGACGAAGAACGTGGACCTCTCGGTGAAGACGCCGTTCATGCAGCAGCAGAAGATGCTGATGTACGTCTTCCCGGTCATGTTCGCCGTGATGGGAATCAACTTCCCCGTCGGCGTCCTCGTCTACTGGCTGACCACCAACGTGTGGACCATGGGCCAGCAGATGTACGTGATCAGCCAGAACCCGACGCCGGGCTCGAAGGCGCAGGCCAGCTACCTGGAGCGGCTGAGCAAGAGCATCGCCGCCCACAGTGACGTCCGTGGCAAGCGCCGTCGCGCGGTGGTCCAGGCGATCGTGGCCAAGGGCCCGGACCGCAACGACAACGAGCGCAAGTTCATCAGCGGCCTGGCCAAGCAGGGCTTCGCGGCCCAGACCGACGGCTCC
Protein-coding sequences here:
- the dnaA gene encoding chromosomal replication initiator protein DnaA, which codes for MADVPADLAAVWPRVLEQLLGEGQQGIEPKDKQWIERCQPLALVADTALLAVPNEWGKRVLEGRLAPLISDTLSRECGRPIRIAITVDDSVGEPPGGGPQSAPPQQQPPRYQEDAYGRPADDGLPTVRPAYPDYQQQRPEPGAWPRAQEDLSWQQPRLGGFQERDPYATARPQQPQHDYRQPQMPERPQYEQQGQPYEQQQRPERHDRHDLSEPQSQQHHGGPQGGGAPRPMGGPSSSSAAQPGGPGEPQARLNPKYLFDTFVIGSSNRFAHAAAVAVAEAPAKAYNPLFIYGESGLGKTHLLHAIGHYARSLYPGTRVRYVSSEEFTNEFINSIRDGKGDTFRKRYRDVDILLVDDIQFLASKESTQEEFFHTFNTLHNANKQIVLSSDRPPKQLMTLEDRLRNRFEWGLTTDVQPPELETRIAILRKKAVQEQLNAPPEVLEFIASRISRNIRELEGALIRVTAFASLNRQPVDLGLTEIVLKDLIPGGEDSAPEITAGAIMAATADYFGLTVEDLCGSSRSRVLVTARQIAMYLCRELTDLSLPKIGAQFGGRDHTTVMHADRKIRALMAERRSIYNQVTELTNRIKNG
- the rpmH gene encoding 50S ribosomal protein L34 produces the protein MSKRTFQPNNRRRAKTHGFRLRMRTRAGRAILANRRGKGRASLSA
- the rnpA gene encoding ribonuclease P protein component — encoded protein: MLPTENRLRRREEFATAVRRGRRAGRPLLVVHLRSGATDPHAPGESAPPTRAGFVVSKAVGVAVVRNLVKRRLRHLMRDRLSQLPPGSLVVVRALPGAGDADHAHLARDLDAALQRLLGGGAR
- the yidD gene encoding membrane protein insertion efficiency factor YidD, whose translation is MKYPLLALIKLYQWTISPLLGPVCRYYPSCSHYGFTAIDRHGAVKGTALTAWRILRCNPWSPGGVDYVPERKRPRWHEALRNAWRGTKGGHFAAETEPSPAAETSPNAQGA
- the yidC gene encoding membrane protein insertase YidC, with the translated sequence MDTIASLFSFITWPVSWVIVQFHRLYGAIFGPDTGWAWGLSIVSLVVLIRICLIPLFVKQIKSTRNMQALQPKMKAIQERYKSDKQRQSEEMMKLYKETGTNPLSSCLPILAQSPFFFALYHVLSGIASGKTIGVINQPLLESAQKAHIMGAPLAAKFTDSASKVESLGATLTDVRVVTAIMIVMMSASQFFTQRQLMTKNVDLSVKTPFMQQQKMLMYVFPVMFAVMGINFPVGVLVYWLTTNVWTMGQQMYVISQNPTPGSKAQASYLERLSKSIAAHSDVRGKRRRAVVQAIVAKGPDRNDNERKFISGLAKQGFAAQTDGSVAKSETAVAEAEGGGPKRQQPKRQTKAQRQSAATAAQGGGDGEEPAKTSLDKGTSDEDSAEKQDAPQNAKSKTAGKPASGTARSKAQSGQRKGQQRPKHPSKK